The following DNA comes from Sediminitomix flava.
GGATGAAGGGCTAGAAGTACATGCAGAATTGCTAGAAGATGGTTACGACATTCCTGTTGTAATCTCTGACTACATTATGCCCGGAATGAAAGGAGATGAATTTCTCAAAAATATTTACGATCAAAAAGCAGAAACTATCAGTATTCTTCTGACAGGACAAGCAGATACAGATGCTGTTGGAAATGCTGTAAACGAAGCAAATCTTTATCGATATATCCCGAAACCTTGGGAGCCTGAAGATGTACAGCTCACCGTAAAAGAAGCCATCCAAAAATATGATGCTGCACTCCAAATTGAGAGTCAGAACGCTGAACTTACAGAGCTTAATGAAGGTCTCGAGAAGAAAGTTGAGGCACGTACCGAGGAGTTACAAACCGTAAATGAAGAACTACAAAGTCTGAATGAAGAACTAACGCAAACACTAGAAACCGTTAGTGACCAAAAAGACGAGCTAGAAATAAAGAGCAAGAAAATTCTTGATAGTATTCAATACGCTCAACGAATTCAGAAAGCTGTTCTTCCTTCAAAAAGTCTTTTGACTGATTCTTTTTCAAAACACTTTATTTTCTTTCAACCAAGAGATATTGTAAGTGGAGACTTCTATTGGTGTAGAACAATTGAAAACAGAATCTATATCTGTGTAGCTGACTGTACAGGACATGGTGTTCCTGGTGCATTTATGAGTATGTTGGGAATTGCTCACCTCAACCAAATTGACTCTAGCTATAAAGGAAATGCAGCACAATGTTTAGATGAATTAAGAGATTATGTAAAAACATCTCTTGGTCAAACAGGCGAACTAGGTGAGCAACAAGACGGAATGGATATGGCTTTTTGTATCATAGATACAGATACAAAAATCATCCAATATGCTGGGGCTTATAACCCTATCTTCATCATGAGAGAGAAAGGGCAGCCTATTCCTGAGATTTCAAATCGTACTCAATTCTACGAACAAGATGATTTGGTATTGATCAGAGTAAAAGGGAACCCACAACCTATTGGGGTTTATCCTAAAGAAACACCATTTGCCAACGTTGAAATTAAGATTGAAGAAAACGATCTCATCTACCTTATATCTGATGGATTTGTTGATCAAGTTGGAGGTGATAAAGGAAAGAAATTCATGAGTCCAAAACTCAGAAAACTTCTTTTTGAATGTCACAATTTATCCATGCAAGAGAAACATGATCTTATCAAGAAGACATTTAATGATTGGAAAGGAAATTATGAACAAGTTGATGATGTAACAGCACTTGGTTTCCAACTCTAACATTCATAATAATAATCGTAAAAAAACCTCTGATTGAGTCTCTACTTGACCAGAGGTTTTATTTTATACAAAAACTAATCATATCACTAAATAAAGACCCGATTTAACTATTCAAACATTAAACTATTGTTAACAATGCACTTATTTTTCAATTTTTATTTTGATTAAATTCAAATAATCAGTAAATAATACTAGAAACACTTCGAAGCTGTTGTTTTTAATTCTGAAATAAATGCATTAATCAGAATTTTATTCATCAAATATTCAAACCTTAAATTCTAAAGTAATATGAATGTACCACAGGTTTATGAATTACTAAATTCGATCTGGATTCCATCTGTAGCAGCCTTTTTTACAAGTTCAATTGCCTTACTTGGAATCCGAAATGCAATCATTGACAAAACAAATGCGAAATATGCTTTAAAGAAAAGTTTAAAGTTTTTAGCCATGACGTTTTGTATTGTTTTAACTACGTATACGCTTAATACGGCACAAGAAAGTCTTACAGTTCTGAATACTGCTTTGCTATTTTTTGGTTTAATGGCATTTTTTATTGAGACGATGAAGTCTTTCTCGCAACTTAAAAAGGAAGAGCAAACAGAGAACAAAAAGAGCGTACTAATCAAAAAATATGCTTTTGCAGATTTGAGTAATTACCGTTTCTCAATTGCGAATATTGGGGTACTAATGAGTCTTTTTGTGGTACTTACAGCAATGGAATTCCCAACCTTTGAACCTGAAAAAGTTGTCATTTGGACTTTAGATGCACAGGCAGAGGATACACCTCTTCTACCTCCTACAGTTCCGATTGAACAACCCAAACCACCTAAAGTTGTTGTTCCTAAGCTAACTCCAGTTCCTGACGATAAGGCTATAGACGAAATTGATATAGAAATACCAGACTTCATTGAAGACCTATCTGTAGATGATTTCTCTGATGATGAATTTGTAGAACCAATCGAGGAATTCGTAGAACCTTTTGTCCTTATTGCAGAAAAGAGTGCTGTTCCAGAAATGGGAATGACAAATTATTTAAAATGGGTAGCCAAAAACATCGATTATCCTTCTCAAGCAAGACGAATGGGAGTAGAAGGAAAAGTCTATGTACAATTTATTGTAGAAAAAGATGGTAGCGTTTCTCAGATTCAAATTGCAAGAGGTATTGGCGGAGGTTGTGATGAAGAGGCGATTCGTGTCATCAAAAAAGCGCCGAAATGGACTCCAGCTTCTCAAAGAGGTCGATCTGTTCGTCAGCGATTAATCATCCCGATTAATTTTAAAATGAACTAATAAAATCTAGTTAGATATAATAAAGCCTGTAAATGTTAGTACATACATTTACAGGCTTTTTTTATCCTTTCCACTTTTTACCATCAGAGGTATTTTTTTCACCTTTATTGACCTCCTTATTCAACATAGCTTTGTAAAAATAATGAAAGCTATGAAAACGCTAAAAACAATTAAAAGTATAACTACACACTCAAAAATTGATGGAGTAGTTCCTGGAGTCAAAGGACAGAGAGCCTTTCCGACACATTCGCTTCGTAATACAGATCCATTCATTATGTTGGACCATATTGGTCCACAAAAGTTATCCAAGGATTACTTTATGGATGGACATGCACATCCGCATAGAGGTTTCGAAACCATAACATTTATGTTTGAAGGAGTGATGGAGCATATTGACTCACTGGGAAATTCTGCAACCTTAAAATCTGGCTCAGTCCAACGAATGAATGCTGGAAAAGGAATTATTCATGGTGGAGATATGAGTGTAGCAGATTCTCAAATATTTCATGAAATCCAACTTTGGGTAAATCTGCCTTCTTCTCAAAAACTCTCAGAACCCAATATTCATAATGTCCATGATCATCAGATTCCTGTAATTGAAAAAGGAAAAGTAAAAATCAGAATAGTCTCAGGGAAACAGCAAAACATTATAGGCCCCATCAAAACGGTTCATCCTATTAATGCCTTTCATATCATTTCAAATGAAGATAGAATACTTTCAATCTCTGATCTTCCAAGCACTCACAATACCTATTTATACCTCATGAAAGGTCAGATTTCCATCAATGACCAAATACTTGAAAGCTATAACACAATCAGCTTTAACAAGGATGGTGATCAAATAGAATTTGAAGTTAAAGAAGGCTCGGAACTTTTGATTTTATCTGGAGAACCAATCAATGAACCTGTAGCTATGGGAGGCCCTTTTGTGATGAACACCAATGAAGAAATTGAACAAGCCTATGCTGATTACAGAGATGGTAAATTCGGGAAAGTCACTGTCTAAAATAAATTAAATCTAAAACCTAAACTATTTATTAAAATGAAAGAATCTAGAAACTTAAAAAGAATTCAAGAAGCAAGAAATGGCATTCAACATATTGTAAACAGTGAAGTTAGAAACGAGCTGAAACCTATTGTTTTTTTTGATGCAGGAAAATTCAATAATACAGCAAATGGTTTCAAAATAGATAGTCATCCTCACTCTGGCATTGGAATCATCACTTATTTTCATGGAACAGACCTTCATCACTCAGATAGTGGTCATAATAAAGGAATTATTCATGACGGAGGTGTGCAATGGATAAGAGCAGGTGGTGGAGTTTGGCACGAAGAAGCCTACAGAAGAAAACATGATGCCCCACTTTTAGGAAGTTGGAGTGGTTCTATTCATCAACTTTGGGTTCAGCTTCCTCCTGAGTTTGAAGAAAGCGATGTAGCCTACGCTAACTTAAAAAAAGAAGATATTCCTACAGTAGCCAATGTAAAAGTAATTGCAGGTGAGTACCAAGGTACAACAGGTCTATTCGACATTCCTTTAAACCTTACGTATTTAGATGTTTATTTGAATGAAGGAGAAGAATGGTCATTCAAAACACCCAAAGGACAAACTACAGGTTTCATTTATACCCGAGAAGGAGAACTAGCCTTAGGGAGCGATCTTATTGCAAATTCATCGATGGGAATTTTAGAAAATAACGAAGGTCATATAAAAGTACAGGCGCTATCAAAAGAAAGTCATTTCATTCTTGTAACTGCAGAGCCTTCAAGTTTTCCAATACTCGCACAGGGTGGACAAATACATACCAATAGAGCTTCATTGGAACGAAGTTTAGTTAGAATTCAAGAATTAGGGCTAATTAATCATTAAATTGCATAATGACTCCGAATGAAGATATTGTTTTTTTCAAAGGGGAAGATACTGGAAAAGGTCTTCCCTTTGGTATTGTAAACTCTGATAATTTACTGAGTGGAACAGGTATTTTCACGCCTTCACTCAGAGATTTTCATGTTATTTTTTGGTTTAAAAAAGGCTCAGGAAAATACTACATCGACTTTAAAGAGTATGAACTAAAACCCAATACACTGATCTTAGTACCCAGAGATCAAGTACACTATTTTGCACCACTTAATCAGGAAGAATGTGAAATTGAGTCTATCGTATTTCATCCCGATTACTTGTACAGAAACGATAATGACATTCAGCATCTTTTCTACTTCACTGTTGCAGATCACATAGAGGGAAAACAAATTCTTACACTTGAAAAGGAAGAATGCGAACACCTCACAATATTAAGCACTCAGATGAAAGATGTGTACTACCATTGGGATAGAGAAAAAAGCGAACAAGCCTTTTATCATTGGCTATGCTTGTACCTTATTTATGTAGAAAGACTAGCTTCTGCCCAATTTGATACAGAAACCTTAGACGAGAATGCTAAACTACTTTTATCTTTCAATGAGCTTTTAGAAGCCAACTATAAAACAGAATACAAGGTGGAGTACTACATGGAAAAGCTCCAACTCAATGTAAAGTCTTTCGCTAAACTTACTAAAGAACGCT
Coding sequences within:
- a CDS encoding SpoIIE family protein phosphatase yields the protein MRKRAILCVDDERIILTGLKKQLKLVLGDDFIVETAESGDEGLEVHAELLEDGYDIPVVISDYIMPGMKGDEFLKNIYDQKAETISILLTGQADTDAVGNAVNEANLYRYIPKPWEPEDVQLTVKEAIQKYDAALQIESQNAELTELNEGLEKKVEARTEELQTVNEELQSLNEELTQTLETVSDQKDELEIKSKKILDSIQYAQRIQKAVLPSKSLLTDSFSKHFIFFQPRDIVSGDFYWCRTIENRIYICVADCTGHGVPGAFMSMLGIAHLNQIDSSYKGNAAQCLDELRDYVKTSLGQTGELGEQQDGMDMAFCIIDTDTKIIQYAGAYNPIFIMREKGQPIPEISNRTQFYEQDDLVLIRVKGNPQPIGVYPKETPFANVEIKIEENDLIYLISDGFVDQVGGDKGKKFMSPKLRKLLFECHNLSMQEKHDLIKKTFNDWKGNYEQVDDVTALGFQL
- a CDS encoding energy transducer TonB, producing MNVPQVYELLNSIWIPSVAAFFTSSIALLGIRNAIIDKTNAKYALKKSLKFLAMTFCIVLTTYTLNTAQESLTVLNTALLFFGLMAFFIETMKSFSQLKKEEQTENKKSVLIKKYAFADLSNYRFSIANIGVLMSLFVVLTAMEFPTFEPEKVVIWTLDAQAEDTPLLPPTVPIEQPKPPKVVVPKLTPVPDDKAIDEIDIEIPDFIEDLSVDDFSDDEFVEPIEEFVEPFVLIAEKSAVPEMGMTNYLKWVAKNIDYPSQARRMGVEGKVYVQFIVEKDGSVSQIQIARGIGGGCDEEAIRVIKKAPKWTPASQRGRSVRQRLIIPINFKMN
- a CDS encoding AraC family transcriptional regulator; this encodes MTPNEDIVFFKGEDTGKGLPFGIVNSDNLLSGTGIFTPSLRDFHVIFWFKKGSGKYYIDFKEYELKPNTLILVPRDQVHYFAPLNQEECEIESIVFHPDYLYRNDNDIQHLFYFTVADHIEGKQILTLEKEECEHLTILSTQMKDVYYHWDREKSEQAFYHWLCLYLIYVERLASAQFDTETLDENAKLLLSFNELLEANYKTEYKVEYYMEKLQLNVKSFAKLTKERYKLSPKAVIDQRRILEIKRLLKGTDTPVKTIAYELGFDEPTNMVKYFKKHTGLTPVAFRTDKA
- a CDS encoding pirin family protein — translated: MKTLKTIKSITTHSKIDGVVPGVKGQRAFPTHSLRNTDPFIMLDHIGPQKLSKDYFMDGHAHPHRGFETITFMFEGVMEHIDSLGNSATLKSGSVQRMNAGKGIIHGGDMSVADSQIFHEIQLWVNLPSSQKLSEPNIHNVHDHQIPVIEKGKVKIRIVSGKQQNIIGPIKTVHPINAFHIISNEDRILSISDLPSTHNTYLYLMKGQISINDQILESYNTISFNKDGDQIEFEVKEGSELLILSGEPINEPVAMGGPFVMNTNEEIEQAYADYRDGKFGKVTV
- a CDS encoding pirin family protein; this translates as MKESRNLKRIQEARNGIQHIVNSEVRNELKPIVFFDAGKFNNTANGFKIDSHPHSGIGIITYFHGTDLHHSDSGHNKGIIHDGGVQWIRAGGGVWHEEAYRRKHDAPLLGSWSGSIHQLWVQLPPEFEESDVAYANLKKEDIPTVANVKVIAGEYQGTTGLFDIPLNLTYLDVYLNEGEEWSFKTPKGQTTGFIYTREGELALGSDLIANSSMGILENNEGHIKVQALSKESHFILVTAEPSSFPILAQGGQIHTNRASLERSLVRIQELGLINH